A region from the Mycolicibacterium litorale genome encodes:
- the hsaA gene encoding 3-hydroxy-9,10-secoandrosta-1,3,5(10)-triene-9,17-dione monooxygenase oxygenase subunit, with amino-acid sequence MTSIEQRDAQAVLSGIDDLLPTVRKRAPEAEELRRLPEETVKDLDEVGFFKLLQPQQWGGLQCDPTLFYEAVRRLGSACGSTGWVASIIGVHNWHLALFDQKAQDEVWGEDPSVRVSSSYAPMGAGTVVDGGYLVSGAWQWSSGCDHATWAFLGGPVIKDGKPVDFGSFLIPRSEYRIDDVWNVVGLKGTGSNTVVVKDVFVPRHRFLSYKAMNDRTAGGLENNTAPVYKMPWGTMHPTTITAPIMGMAYGAYEAHVEHQGKRVRAAFAGEKSKDDPFAKIRIAEAASDIDAGWRQLIGNVADEYALLKADKEIPFELRARARRDQVRATARAISSIDSLFEASGATALQLDAPLQRFWRDAHAGRVHAANEPERAYLIFGNDAFGLPPQDTMV; translated from the coding sequence GTGACGTCCATTGAACAGCGCGACGCGCAGGCGGTCCTCAGCGGCATCGACGATCTGTTGCCCACCGTGCGCAAGCGTGCGCCGGAGGCCGAGGAACTGCGCCGCCTGCCCGAGGAGACCGTGAAGGATCTCGACGAGGTCGGGTTCTTCAAACTCCTGCAGCCGCAGCAGTGGGGCGGGCTGCAGTGCGATCCCACGCTGTTCTACGAGGCGGTGCGCCGCCTGGGCAGCGCGTGCGGATCCACCGGGTGGGTCGCGTCGATCATCGGTGTCCACAACTGGCACTTGGCGCTGTTCGATCAGAAAGCCCAGGACGAGGTCTGGGGTGAGGACCCGTCGGTGCGGGTCTCGTCGTCATACGCACCGATGGGCGCGGGCACCGTGGTCGACGGGGGCTACCTGGTCAGTGGCGCGTGGCAGTGGTCGTCGGGTTGTGACCACGCCACCTGGGCTTTCCTCGGTGGCCCGGTGATCAAGGACGGCAAGCCCGTCGACTTCGGCAGCTTCCTCATCCCCCGTAGCGAGTACCGCATCGACGACGTGTGGAACGTGGTGGGGCTCAAGGGCACGGGCAGCAACACCGTCGTCGTCAAGGATGTTTTCGTTCCCCGGCACCGTTTCCTCTCGTATAAGGCCATGAACGACCGCACCGCCGGCGGGCTGGAGAACAACACCGCGCCGGTGTACAAGATGCCCTGGGGCACAATGCATCCGACCACCATCACCGCGCCCATCATGGGGATGGCATACGGCGCGTACGAAGCCCATGTCGAGCATCAGGGCAAGCGGGTACGCGCGGCGTTCGCCGGTGAAAAGTCCAAGGACGATCCGTTCGCCAAGATCCGCATCGCCGAGGCGGCCAGCGACATCGACGCCGGCTGGCGTCAGCTGATCGGCAATGTCGCCGACGAATACGCACTGCTGAAGGCAGACAAGGAGATTCCGTTCGAGCTGCGCGCCAGGGCTCGGCGCGACCAGGTGCGGGCCACCGCCAGGGCGATCTCCTCGATCGACTCGCTGTTCGAGGCGTCCGGCGCCACCGCGCTCCAGCTCGACGCGCCGCTGCAGCGGTTCTGGCGCGATGCGCACGCGGGACGCGTGCACGCCGCCAACGAACCGGAGCGCGCCTACCTGATCTTCGGCAACGACGCCTTCGGGCTCCCGCCGCAGGACACGATGGTCTGA
- a CDS encoding ferredoxin--NADP reductase, with protein MTDEPLGSHVLELEVADVVEETADARSLVFKVPDGGDVPAERLRYSPGQFLTLRVPSERTGSVARCYSLCSSPFTDDPLTVTVKRTADGYASNWLCDNAHPGMKMHVLAPSGTFVPTSLDTDFLLLAAGSGITPMLAILKSALAEGSGKVVLVYANRDEAGVIFAGTLRELSAKYSDRLTVVHWLESVQGLPTATALANLAAPYTGHDAYICGPGPFMAAAEEALTSAGTAPDKIHIEVFKSLESDPFARVVIAADESDDSDEGPATAVVTLDGETHEVRWPRNVKLLDVLLDKGLDAPFSCREGHCGACAVLKKSGDVEMEINDVLEQSDLDEGLILGCQAVPRSDSVEVTYDE; from the coding sequence GTGACGGACGAGCCACTGGGTAGCCACGTGCTCGAACTGGAGGTGGCCGACGTCGTCGAGGAGACGGCCGACGCCCGCTCTCTGGTCTTCAAGGTCCCCGACGGCGGTGACGTCCCCGCCGAGCGGTTGCGCTACTCGCCCGGTCAGTTCCTCACCCTGCGCGTGCCCAGCGAGCGCACCGGATCCGTCGCGCGCTGCTACTCGCTGTGCAGTTCGCCGTTCACCGACGACCCGCTGACCGTCACCGTCAAACGCACCGCCGACGGATACGCCTCGAACTGGCTCTGCGACAACGCCCATCCCGGCATGAAGATGCACGTGCTGGCGCCGTCCGGCACCTTCGTACCGACGTCGCTCGACACCGACTTCCTGCTGCTGGCCGCGGGCAGCGGCATCACCCCGATGCTCGCGATCCTGAAATCGGCGCTCGCCGAGGGCAGCGGAAAAGTGGTGCTGGTGTACGCCAACCGCGACGAGGCAGGAGTCATCTTCGCCGGCACACTGCGCGAGCTCAGCGCCAAGTACTCCGACCGGCTCACCGTCGTGCACTGGCTCGAATCCGTCCAGGGCCTGCCCACCGCGACCGCGCTCGCCAATCTCGCCGCGCCCTACACCGGCCACGACGCCTACATCTGCGGACCGGGACCGTTCATGGCCGCCGCCGAGGAGGCGCTGACCAGCGCGGGCACCGCGCCGGACAAGATCCACATCGAGGTTTTCAAATCGCTGGAGTCCGACCCGTTCGCACGCGTTGTCATTGCGGCCGATGAGTCAGACGACAGCGACGAGGGCCCGGCGACCGCGGTGGTGACCCTCGACGGCGAAACCCACGAGGTCCGCTGGCCGCGCAACGTCAAATTGCTCGACGTCCTGTTGGACAAGGGCCTCGACGCACCGTTCTCCTGCCGCGAGGGTCACTGCGGCGCCTGCGCGGTGCTCAAGAAGAGCGGGGACGTCGAGATGGAGATCAACGACGTGCTCGAACAGTCGGACCTCGACGAAGGCCTCATCCTGGGCTGTCAGGCGGTGCCGCGCTCGGATTCGGTCGAAGTCACCTACGACGAGTAG
- a CDS encoding acyl-CoA dehydrogenase gives MTQSVLSGSGPGTDEQFAAREMVRDWAAASRAVEAAREVEQGDADAWRRAYAGLAQLGIFGVAIPEEQGGAGGTVEDLCAMVDEAAAAMVPGPVATTALATLVVTDEGLLEALASGECTAGVTLTAELTVDGGTASGVAPYVLGAEPSGLLLLPAGDTVVLVDASADGVTVEPLTATDFSRPLARVTLDGAPVTTLDVTAARLADLAATLLAAEAAGLARWQLVTATEYAKVREQFGKPIGSFQAIKHMCAEMLLRAEQVSVTSADAARAVTDGDERQLSIAAAVAAAAGIDAAKANAKDCIQVLGGIGITWEHDAHLYLRRAYGISQFLGGRSRWLRRIADLTEQGVRRELRIDLDSVDHLRPEISAAVAEVAALPDEQRQAALAEAGLLAPHWPKPFGRAASAAEQLLIDQELAEAGVSRPDLVIGWWAAPTILEHGSPEQIERFVPATLRGELFWCQLFSEPGAGSDLAALRTKAVRADGGWRLTGQKVWTSAAHKAHWGVCLARTDPDAPKHKGITYFLIDMTSPGIVIRPLREITGDELFNEVFFDDVFVPDEMVVGQVNDGWRLARTTLANERVAMAGGTALGNPMEELLRTVAERGLDPADRDRLGHLILTAQVGSLLDQRIAQKAVGGQDPGAESSARKLIGVRYRQGLAEFRMDLSDGAGAVANQQVHDFLNTRCLTIAGGTEQILLTLAGERLLGLPR, from the coding sequence ATGACCCAGTCAGTGCTGTCGGGGTCCGGCCCCGGCACCGACGAGCAGTTTGCTGCCCGCGAAATGGTGCGCGACTGGGCCGCCGCGTCGCGGGCGGTGGAGGCGGCGCGCGAGGTGGAGCAGGGTGACGCCGACGCCTGGCGGCGCGCGTACGCGGGCCTGGCGCAGCTGGGCATCTTCGGGGTCGCGATCCCCGAGGAGCAGGGCGGGGCGGGCGGCACCGTCGAGGACCTGTGCGCGATGGTCGACGAGGCGGCCGCGGCCATGGTGCCCGGGCCCGTCGCCACCACGGCGCTGGCCACTCTCGTCGTCACCGACGAGGGGCTGCTGGAGGCGCTCGCATCCGGTGAATGCACCGCCGGGGTCACGCTCACCGCGGAGCTCACCGTCGACGGCGGCACCGCCTCCGGCGTCGCGCCGTACGTGCTCGGCGCCGAACCGTCCGGGCTGCTGTTGCTCCCGGCCGGGGACACGGTCGTGCTCGTCGACGCGAGCGCCGACGGGGTGACGGTGGAACCGCTGACCGCGACGGATTTCTCGCGGCCGCTGGCCCGGGTGACGCTCGACGGCGCACCGGTCACGACGCTCGACGTCACCGCGGCGCGGCTGGCCGATCTGGCGGCGACGCTGCTGGCGGCCGAGGCGGCCGGTCTGGCGCGCTGGCAGCTGGTCACCGCCACGGAGTACGCGAAGGTCCGCGAGCAGTTCGGCAAGCCGATCGGCAGCTTCCAGGCCATCAAGCACATGTGCGCCGAGATGCTGCTGCGTGCCGAACAGGTGTCGGTGACGTCGGCGGATGCGGCGCGCGCGGTGACCGACGGTGACGAGCGGCAGCTGAGCATCGCCGCGGCGGTCGCCGCGGCCGCCGGTATCGACGCGGCCAAGGCGAACGCCAAGGACTGTATCCAGGTGCTCGGCGGTATCGGCATCACCTGGGAGCACGACGCCCACCTGTATCTGCGCCGTGCGTACGGCATCTCACAGTTCCTCGGTGGGCGGTCGCGGTGGTTGCGCCGTATCGCCGACCTGACCGAGCAGGGGGTGCGCCGCGAACTGCGCATCGACCTCGACTCGGTCGACCATCTGCGGCCCGAGATCAGCGCGGCGGTGGCCGAGGTGGCGGCGCTGCCCGACGAACAACGTCAGGCCGCACTCGCCGAGGCCGGTCTGCTCGCCCCGCACTGGCCGAAACCGTTCGGCCGCGCGGCGTCGGCGGCCGAACAGCTGCTGATCGACCAGGAGCTGGCCGAGGCAGGCGTGTCCCGGCCGGACCTCGTCATCGGCTGGTGGGCCGCCCCCACGATCCTCGAGCACGGCAGCCCCGAGCAGATCGAGCGATTCGTTCCCGCGACCCTGCGCGGTGAGCTGTTCTGGTGCCAGCTGTTCAGCGAGCCGGGCGCCGGATCGGACCTGGCCGCGTTGCGCACGAAAGCCGTTCGTGCCGACGGCGGTTGGCGGCTGACGGGGCAGAAAGTGTGGACGTCGGCCGCGCACAAGGCGCACTGGGGTGTCTGCCTGGCACGTACGGATCCGGACGCGCCCAAGCACAAGGGCATCACGTACTTCCTCATCGACATGACCTCGCCGGGCATCGTGATCCGCCCGCTGCGCGAGATCACCGGTGACGAACTGTTCAACGAGGTCTTCTTCGACGACGTCTTCGTCCCCGACGAGATGGTGGTCGGGCAGGTCAACGACGGGTGGCGGCTGGCCCGCACCACACTGGCCAACGAGCGGGTGGCGATGGCGGGCGGGACCGCGCTGGGCAATCCGATGGAGGAACTGCTGCGCACGGTGGCCGAACGCGGGCTGGACCCGGCCGATCGGGACCGGCTCGGCCACCTGATCCTGACCGCACAGGTGGGCTCACTGCTGGATCAGCGGATCGCGCAGAAGGCCGTCGGCGGACAGGATCCCGGCGCGGAGTCGAGCGCCCGCAAGCTGATCGGCGTGCGCTACCGGCAGGGTCTGGCGGAGTTCCGGATGGATCTCTCCGACGGCGCCGGTGCGGTGGCCAACCAGCAGGTCCACGACTTCCTCAACACGCGGTGCCTGACCATCGCGGGCGGCACCGAGCAGATCCTGCTGACGCTGGCCGGGGAACGCCTGCTGGGACTGCCCCGGTAG
- the kstR gene encoding cholesterol catabolism transcriptional regulator KstR has protein sequence MPAHTSPSSGSDSRSRETGSGSRPREVMNVAVLAESELGSEAQRERRKRILDATLAIASKGGYEAVQMRAVAERADVAVGTLYRYFPSKVHLLVSALGREFERIDAKTDRAALAGGTPYQRLNFMVGKLNRAMQRNPLLTEAMTRAFVFADASAAGEVDHVGKLMDSMFARAMSDGEPTEDQYHIARVISDVWLSNLLAWLTRRASATDVSKRLDLAVRLLIGDGDRPKI, from the coding sequence ATGCCAGCACACACCAGTCCGTCGTCGGGTTCCGACTCGCGCTCGCGCGAGACGGGCTCGGGCTCGCGCCCACGTGAGGTGATGAACGTGGCGGTGCTCGCCGAATCCGAACTCGGCTCCGAAGCCCAGCGTGAACGGCGCAAGCGCATCCTCGATGCCACGCTGGCCATCGCCTCCAAGGGCGGGTACGAGGCCGTGCAGATGCGCGCGGTGGCCGAACGGGCCGACGTCGCCGTCGGCACCCTGTACCGGTATTTCCCGTCCAAGGTGCACCTGCTGGTGTCGGCGCTGGGCCGCGAATTCGAGCGGATCGACGCCAAGACCGATCGCGCCGCCCTCGCCGGCGGCACCCCGTATCAGCGGCTCAACTTCATGGTCGGCAAGCTGAACCGGGCGATGCAGCGCAACCCCCTGCTGACCGAGGCGATGACCCGGGCGTTCGTGTTCGCCGACGCGTCGGCAGCCGGTGAGGTTGATCACGTCGGCAAGTTGATGGACTCGATGTTCGCCCGCGCGATGAGCGATGGCGAGCCCACCGAGGACCAGTACCACATCGCCCGCGTCATCTCCGATGTCTGGCTGTCGAACCTGCTGGCGTGGCTGACCCGCCGGGCCTCGGCCACCGACGTGAGCAAACGGCTCGATCTGGCCGTGCGGCTGCTCATCGGCGACGGGGACCGCCCTAAGATCTGA
- the otsB gene encoding trehalose-phosphatase, protein MADGLPTDLREALDRAAHLPRLLIACDYDGTLAPIVSNPADARPLPASAAALEELAELPATTVSLISGRALAVLRALSGVSDRVHLVGSHGSEFDTGFVSPVDARAKALLEEIERTLDGIAAEYPGATVELKPASVALHVRNASPADGDAAMRRANEAAAQWDAQVTDGKAVKEFAVIHTDKGQAVDILRDQHDASAVVFLGDDVTDEKAFRRMRDGDIGVKVGPGDTAAAYRVDEPQDVAEALQYLVAARRRARS, encoded by the coding sequence GTGGCCGACGGCTTACCGACAGATCTGCGTGAGGCGCTCGACCGCGCCGCACACCTGCCCCGCCTCCTGATCGCCTGTGACTACGACGGCACGCTCGCGCCGATCGTGTCCAACCCCGCCGACGCCCGGCCGCTGCCGGCCTCGGCCGCCGCGCTGGAAGAGCTGGCCGAGCTGCCCGCGACCACCGTCTCGCTGATCTCCGGCAGGGCCCTGGCCGTGCTGCGGGCACTGTCCGGCGTGTCGGACCGGGTGCACCTGGTCGGCAGCCACGGCTCGGAGTTCGACACCGGGTTCGTCTCGCCGGTCGACGCGCGGGCCAAGGCGCTGCTCGAAGAGATCGAACGGACGCTCGACGGCATCGCCGCCGAATATCCCGGAGCGACAGTCGAATTGAAACCGGCCAGCGTCGCGCTGCACGTGCGCAACGCCTCCCCCGCCGACGGCGACGCGGCGATGCGCCGGGCGAACGAGGCGGCGGCACAGTGGGATGCGCAGGTCACCGACGGCAAGGCCGTCAAGGAGTTCGCCGTCATCCACACCGACAAGGGACAGGCCGTCGACATCCTGCGCGATCAGCACGACGCCTCGGCGGTGGTGTTCCTCGGCGACGACGTCACCGACGAGAAGGCGTTCCGCCGCATGCGCGACGGCGACATCGGCGTCAAGGTCGGGCCCGGCGACACCGCCGCCGCCTACCGAGTGGACGAACCGCAGGACGTGGCCGAGGCGCTGCAGTACCTGGTGGCGGCGCGGCGTCGTGCTCGGTCCTGA
- a CDS encoding phosphotransferase, protein MLGPDDLAARTARAVTAATAAGRGLGLRVDEPRVLYDVFSVIVHLAPSPVVVRVPTVLPGSVRSSPERQIAQQRAELAVAGWLADHGHPVVPPSPLVPREPVVREGFSMTMWQYVDAVNDTEPDWSRRCASTARLHAALRDYDGDGLGFLTQFETYIPGALRELERHPDLLGAADVDRAQREWADIAPVLTSRAAFEAAFPAADIQPIHGDAPFHNVIVTAAGEYWSDFELVTLGAVESDLALVGPEGRAAYDAAAADIGGRPLDDGVLAVMESAALLASVACLAMAPQLPMLVDALAPTVEQWRSRAAR, encoded by the coding sequence GTGCTCGGTCCTGACGACCTCGCCGCCCGTACCGCCCGTGCCGTCACCGCCGCGACGGCGGCCGGCCGCGGCCTCGGCCTGCGCGTCGACGAACCCCGGGTGCTCTACGACGTCTTCTCCGTGATCGTCCACCTGGCGCCCTCCCCCGTGGTGGTGCGTGTTCCGACGGTGCTGCCCGGTTCGGTGCGGTCGTCCCCGGAGCGCCAGATTGCGCAGCAGCGCGCCGAACTCGCGGTCGCGGGCTGGCTGGCCGACCACGGACACCCCGTCGTCCCGCCCAGCCCCCTTGTGCCACGCGAACCCGTTGTGCGCGAAGGCTTCTCGATGACGATGTGGCAGTACGTCGATGCGGTGAACGACACCGAGCCGGACTGGTCACGGCGGTGCGCCTCCACTGCGCGGCTGCACGCCGCGCTGCGTGACTACGACGGCGACGGCCTGGGCTTCCTCACCCAGTTCGAGACCTACATCCCCGGGGCACTCCGTGAGCTCGAGCGCCACCCGGACCTGCTCGGCGCGGCCGATGTGGACCGGGCACAACGGGAGTGGGCCGACATCGCACCGGTGCTGACGTCGCGGGCGGCCTTCGAGGCCGCCTTCCCCGCCGCCGACATCCAGCCCATCCACGGCGATGCGCCGTTCCACAACGTGATCGTCACCGCCGCCGGTGAGTACTGGTCGGATTTCGAACTGGTCACGCTCGGCGCGGTCGAATCGGATCTGGCCCTCGTCGGGCCCGAGGGCCGTGCCGCCTACGACGCCGCAGCCGCCGACATCGGTGGCCGCCCCCTCGACGACGGGGTGCTCGCGGTCATGGAATCGGCGGCCCTGCTCGCGTCGGTGGCCTGCCTGGCGATGGCGCCGCAACTGCCCATGCTGGTCGACGCGCTGGCACCGACGGTCGAACAATGGCGCTCGCGCGCGGCGCGCTGA
- a CDS encoding LacI family DNA-binding transcriptional regulator — protein sequence MSRSPEPRRHATLASLAAELKVSRTTISNAYNRPDQLSAELRERIFTAAKRLGYPGPDPVARSLRTRRAGAVGLVITEPLNYSFSDPAALDFVAGLAESCEEAGQGLLLVAVGPNRSVEEGSASVLAAGVDGFVVYSASDDDPYLPVVQQRHLPLVVVDQPKDVPGTSRVCIDDRAAMRRIAEYVLGLGHREIGLLTMRLGLERPDGSRRPTVAEPDRLRTPHFHVQRERIAGVYDAVDAAGLDRRAVTVVETYEHLPTSGGAAAEVALAANPRLTALMCTADVLALSAMDYLRSRGIYVPGQMTVTGFDGIPDALRRGLTTVVQPSIEKGRRAGKLLHEPPRDGLPVIEVLDTELVRGRTAGAPA from the coding sequence ATGTCACGGAGTCCGGAGCCGCGTCGGCACGCGACCCTGGCCTCGCTCGCGGCCGAACTCAAGGTCAGCCGCACCACCATCTCGAATGCGTACAACCGGCCCGACCAGTTGTCGGCCGAACTGCGTGAGCGGATCTTCACCGCCGCCAAGCGGCTCGGCTATCCCGGGCCCGATCCGGTGGCGCGGTCGCTGCGCACCAGGCGGGCGGGGGCGGTCGGCCTGGTGATCACCGAACCGCTGAACTACTCCTTCAGCGATCCGGCGGCACTGGATTTCGTTGCCGGCCTTGCCGAGTCGTGTGAGGAGGCCGGGCAGGGGCTGCTGCTGGTGGCGGTCGGCCCCAACCGCAGCGTCGAAGAGGGTTCAGCTTCGGTCCTCGCCGCGGGCGTCGACGGTTTCGTCGTCTACTCCGCCAGCGACGACGATCCGTATCTGCCGGTCGTGCAACAACGGCATCTGCCGCTGGTGGTCGTCGACCAGCCCAAGGATGTGCCCGGCACATCGCGGGTGTGCATCGACGACCGGGCGGCGATGCGCCGGATCGCCGAATACGTTCTCGGTCTTGGCCACCGAGAGATCGGGTTGCTGACGATGCGGCTCGGTCTCGAGCGGCCCGACGGCAGCCGGCGCCCCACCGTCGCCGAGCCGGACCGGCTGCGCACACCGCACTTCCACGTCCAGCGCGAGCGCATCGCGGGCGTCTACGACGCGGTGGATGCGGCCGGTCTCGACCGGCGCGCGGTGACGGTCGTCGAGACCTACGAGCACCTCCCGACCTCCGGTGGCGCGGCCGCCGAGGTGGCGTTGGCCGCCAATCCGCGCCTGACCGCGCTGATGTGCACCGCCGACGTCCTGGCGCTGTCGGCGATGGACTATCTGCGCTCGCGCGGGATCTACGTGCCGGGGCAGATGACGGTCACGGGTTTCGACGGGATCCCCGACGCACTGCGCCGCGGGCTCACGACCGTCGTCCAGCCCAGCATCGAAAAGGGCCGCCGCGCAGGCAAACTGCTGCACGAGCCGCCCCGCGACGGGTTGCCGGTCATCGAGGTGCTCGACACCGAACTGGTGCGCGGCCGCACCGCGGGCGCACCGGCCTGA
- a CDS encoding metal ABC transporter permease, with product MTTTVVALGYQENWWQILASAFMRNALVGGTIVALAAGLIGYFVVVRNTSFAAHALAHIGLPGATGAALLGLPVALGLGAFCIGGALVIGALGRRAADREVATGTVLAMATGLGLLFNSLATRSSSTMTNVLFGNLLAITREQIVSFAVLLGVLAVGVGVIYRPLLFSSVNAQVADAKGVPVRALSVVFMVLLGLAVTMAVQAVGTLLLFALVVTPAAAAIMLTARPAAAIALSTAINLVAVWAGLALSAMFNAPPSFIIVTIACAVWAVVWAVERGLRSSADRVLVT from the coding sequence ATGACCACGACCGTGGTGGCGCTGGGCTACCAGGAGAACTGGTGGCAGATCCTGGCGTCGGCCTTCATGCGCAACGCGTTGGTGGGCGGCACCATCGTGGCGCTGGCCGCGGGACTGATCGGCTACTTCGTCGTCGTGCGCAACACGTCGTTCGCCGCGCACGCGCTCGCCCACATCGGGTTACCGGGTGCGACGGGTGCGGCCCTGCTCGGACTGCCGGTGGCGTTGGGTCTCGGGGCCTTCTGCATCGGCGGTGCGCTGGTGATCGGGGCGCTGGGCCGGCGCGCGGCCGACCGGGAGGTGGCCACCGGCACGGTGCTGGCGATGGCGACCGGACTGGGGCTGTTGTTCAACTCCCTGGCCACCCGTAGTTCCAGCACGATGACGAACGTCCTGTTCGGCAACCTCCTGGCGATCACCCGCGAACAGATCGTGTCGTTCGCGGTGCTGCTGGGCGTGCTGGCGGTGGGGGTCGGCGTCATCTACCGTCCGCTGCTGTTCAGTTCGGTCAACGCCCAGGTGGCCGACGCGAAGGGTGTGCCGGTGCGGGCCCTTTCGGTGGTGTTCATGGTGCTGCTCGGCCTCGCGGTGACGATGGCCGTGCAGGCGGTCGGCACACTGCTGCTGTTCGCGTTGGTGGTGACACCCGCCGCGGCCGCCATCATGCTCACCGCGCGGCCCGCGGCGGCCATCGCGTTGTCGACGGCGATCAACCTCGTGGCGGTGTGGGCCGGGCTCGCGCTGTCGGCGATGTTCAACGCCCCGCCCAGCTTCATCATCGTCACGATCGCCTGCGCTGTGTGGGCGGTGGTGTGGGCGGTCGAACGGGGACTGAGGTCGTCGGCGGACCGCGTGCTGGTGACGTGA
- a CDS encoding metal ABC transporter ATP-binding protein, with protein sequence MSAAEPALTFRGVSVVRGRRTIWSQADFDVPAGGVVAVIGSNGAGKTTLLQVVLGLLEPASGRVEVFGRPPGALNGQIGYVPQNYGSNAGEAVRARDAVMLGLNGHRWGLGLASREDRARVDTVLAAVDATSFADRRLSQLSGGQRQRVALAEALVGRPRMLILDEPLAALDMRSQHELVGLVKTVNAEFGVTVLVVAHDLNPLLPILTGAIYLLDGHPHYDSLDGVVDEKLLTHLYGAAVEVVHTPQGDLYVRRSS encoded by the coding sequence GTGTCGGCGGCTGAGCCGGCGCTGACGTTCCGCGGCGTCAGCGTCGTCCGGGGCCGCCGCACGATCTGGTCGCAGGCCGACTTCGACGTGCCCGCCGGTGGTGTCGTCGCGGTCATCGGCAGCAACGGCGCGGGGAAGACCACGCTGCTGCAGGTGGTGCTCGGCCTCCTCGAACCCGCGTCCGGGCGGGTCGAGGTGTTCGGCAGGCCACCGGGTGCGCTCAACGGCCAGATCGGTTACGTGCCGCAGAATTACGGCTCCAACGCCGGTGAAGCGGTCCGCGCCAGGGATGCGGTCATGCTGGGCCTCAACGGGCACCGGTGGGGTCTGGGTCTCGCGTCGCGCGAGGACCGCGCCCGCGTCGACACGGTGCTGGCCGCCGTGGACGCGACGAGCTTCGCCGACCGGCGCCTCTCGCAGTTGTCCGGCGGGCAGCGCCAACGCGTCGCCCTCGCCGAGGCGCTGGTCGGGCGTCCGAGGATGCTGATCCTCGACGAACCGCTGGCCGCACTCGACATGCGCAGCCAGCATGAGCTCGTCGGGCTGGTGAAGACGGTCAACGCCGAGTTCGGTGTCACGGTGCTCGTGGTCGCCCACGACCTCAACCCGCTGCTGCCGATCCTCACCGGCGCGATCTACCTTCTCGACGGCCACCCGCATTACGACTCGCTCGACGGGGTGGTCGACGAGAAGCTGCTCACCCATTTGTACGGCGCCGCGGTCGAGGTGGTGCACACCCCGCAGGGTGACCTGTACGTGCGGAGGAGCTCATGA
- a CDS encoding metal ABC transporter solute-binding protein, Zn/Mn family: MAAGLAATVIPFAAVACSGQDQESSTAQPGGDCPTQPLSVVVSVDQWGDIVSQLAGQCATVDTVVAGSSVDPHDFEPAPKDAALFENAQLIVVNGGHYDEWATKLAEGSAPDAPVIDAVQLSGGGAGAHGEENPHVWYDPAAVTAVADAVTTELGKLAPEAQDYFAERQAEFGDSLAPYHQVVGSLRATAAGRTYAATEGVFDDMAAAVGLVNRTPEGYRAAAAHESDPSPADLDAFLRLLGDRGVDVLIYNVQTEGSVPQQIRAAAEQAGVPVVEVTESMPPGADSFESWQIGQLSALGEALGVGG; encoded by the coding sequence CTGGCGGCCGGCCTCGCGGCCACGGTCATTCCGTTCGCCGCGGTCGCATGCTCGGGCCAGGACCAGGAGTCTTCGACCGCCCAGCCCGGTGGTGACTGCCCCACCCAGCCGCTGTCGGTGGTGGTGAGCGTCGACCAGTGGGGCGACATCGTGTCCCAGCTCGCGGGCCAGTGCGCCACCGTCGACACCGTGGTGGCCGGCTCGTCGGTCGACCCGCACGATTTCGAACCCGCCCCCAAGGATGCGGCGCTGTTCGAGAACGCGCAGCTCATCGTCGTCAACGGCGGTCACTACGACGAGTGGGCGACGAAACTGGCCGAAGGATCGGCGCCGGACGCACCGGTGATCGACGCGGTTCAACTGAGCGGCGGCGGGGCGGGCGCCCACGGCGAGGAGAACCCGCACGTCTGGTACGACCCCGCCGCAGTGACGGCCGTCGCCGATGCGGTCACCACCGAACTCGGCAAGCTGGCACCGGAAGCGCAGGACTACTTCGCCGAACGGCAGGCCGAGTTCGGCGACTCCCTCGCGCCCTACCACCAGGTCGTCGGCTCATTGCGCGCCACCGCCGCCGGCAGGACCTACGCCGCCACTGAGGGCGTCTTCGACGACATGGCCGCCGCCGTGGGATTGGTGAACCGCACGCCGGAGGGGTACCGGGCCGCCGCCGCGCACGAGAGCGATCCGTCGCCCGCCGACCTGGACGCGTTCCTGCGGCTGCTGGGTGATCGCGGCGTCGACGTCCTCATCTACAACGTGCAGACCGAAGGTTCCGTGCCGCAACAGATCCGGGCCGCCGCCGAACAGGCCGGGGTGCCCGTCGTCGAGGTCACCGAATCCATGCCGCCCGGCGCCGACTCGTTCGAGAGCTGGCAGATCGGCCAACTCTCCGCGCTGGGCGAGGCCCTCGGTGTCGGCGGCTGA